The Prionailurus bengalensis isolate Pbe53 chromosome D3, Fcat_Pben_1.1_paternal_pri, whole genome shotgun sequence DNA window tctttttcaacttctttttcttcttctttgcctctttctccaCTTTGACAGGGCCGTGGATGGCAGATTCCTGGAGGATGTCGGAGGCTGACACGGCCGCCTCCCGGCACCGCTGCCACTCCTCGTCGCTGTCCTCGCTGCTACAAGGGGAGGGCACAGAGTGGGGACAGGGCCCCAGAGCCAGCAGGAAGAGGTCACggtggggtcggggggggggggcggtgctagAAAGCTCCAGCTTGGGAATGAGGCCGGCCTGGGTTCCAACATTGGCTTCTCCGCTTCCCAGCCGTGTGATCTCAttaagtgacttaacctctctgaccctcagtgtCTCCATCTATGAAATGGGTGCATGGGTCTCACAGGGATGCCCCAGGAGTGAGGTGTCTGGCGCAAGATGATGCTCAAAAAGCAGTAAAGATCCAAAGCCAACTCCCAACAGaaccctcttccctctcccactgAGGGTACTACTTCTCGAGCTCCCTGACACGGCTCCTTCTTGGCCTAGATCTGACCAGATTCTGCATGGCTCTTCTGGGGGGCTGGCAAACACAGACGACAGGCAAAAAGGAGGGAACGTGAGGAGGGGGTGTGATCCCTCACCTGGAGCCGGAAGGGAAGTGCTTTCGGCTGGGCTGGGGAGCAGCTTTCTTGTGGGAGTCTCCGGGgatggatgtgaagaaaaggcGGAAGCCTAAAATCCAAAGGGGTCGATCGAGTCAGCACTGCCAGgggccagcccctcctcccaggtGCCAAGgctgccctgcctctgccctcgAGGAGATCCAACAGATGTATGTTGAGAGGCACCGGGTGCCTCCTGGAGCCAGGGCCCGAGGTGCCAGACGCGACGCGAGCTGCGCATTCAGAGCAGCAAGCCCTAAGAGGCTTCTGGAAGCCAGCGGTTGAGCCTTCTGCCTAAGGCAGCTTCCAAAGTGGCAGGTGGGTTGGGCGCGGGACAGACACTCAGCAGGGAGAGGCTGTGAAGTGCCGTGGTTAAGATGCCCCTGCTTGGGGTTAGACAGACAAAGGTGCTTCAGGCAAGTGACTTCGTTTCTCAGAGCCTCAGCTCCCATGACACCCTGCCCTGCAAATAGGGGTATCATCATCACACCCGCCTCCGAGATCCCAGAACGTACCAAAATGTATTTCCCAGCTCCAGATACACATGAGGTGGGAGACAAGAGCTGGCCTTAATAGTACAACCACTCACCATCATCCTCCGGGGGGACTTTCTGTATTTCAGTCTTTTTCGGCTCCTTCACTACTTCTGAGATGGTAATTGAGCTACGGAAGGAGGAAATGGTTGATTAAGGATGAGATTTTGggtaacaaaaaattttttttaagtggagggGACGGGGGCATGTGATGTTAAACGCAATGGCAGCAAGCACGCCGGCCTGATAAGAACGGTTAACGCCTACAGCCATAACATGCCGATCAGCCCCCGACAGCTGAAACTGCAGTGCCTCATTTGTTTGAACCCCACTTTATTCCAGGAAGTACTGAAGAAGTTTTAAAGATATACACAGTACCACAGAATGAATGCAATTTTGAATAGAGCAAAGAAAATAGGCCAGGAGGGACAGAAAGTGCTGGAGAGCAGGCACACGTTTTGCCTTGAGCATCCTGGCAGCAAGCAAGAAAAGGGAAATAGGACCAACCGATCTAGAGAACTGGTTCAAGGTCAGCTGTCAGCTCGGACAcagtggcttttgttttgttttgttttttctttttttttttttaagacagatagatagatttattttttaatttttttcatgtttatttatttttgagagagagacaaagcacgaacaggagaggggcagagagagagggagacacagaatgtgaagcaggctccaggctcctagctgtcagcacagagcccgacacggggcttgaacccatgaaccatgagatcatgacctgagccgaagtcggacactcaaccgactgagccacccaggcgcccctctaacacAGTGGTTTAATGTAGGTCTGCAGGGCATATTAAGCAATGTCTGgacacatttttggttgtcacaactggtggtggtggcggggggtggggggggtggggaatgctaTTAGGATCTggtaggtagaggccagggatgctgctcccCGTTCTATAGTGAAACAGGAAGAGCCAGTCTAAAAGGTTAGTGGTGCCAAGGCCAAGAAGCCCTGACCTAACACAAGAGACCAACTAGAGCACCACTTAAGTCTCCttgcagagaaacacaaaaagcTCCGTGAGGActgcagagaaacacaaaaacgcAGCAGGGAATGTGCTGACTGCGGTTGACATGCATCCGGCTGGATTTCCACCTGCGGAAAAGTCTGATGTGGATCATCGCAGTGCTGGGTGGGCCTTGTTCGCCCTGAAGCCAAAGAGTCATGAAGAAAAACTGCACCCATGTGTTGAAATGCCAACAGACCCTCCTACATGTTTACCACATTCTCGAGCTGGGGCACTGGGACTGAGACCGCGGTGGTTCAGGCTGCTAAGGTCTGGCCCACCACTCTATCTCAGAGCAGCTGGTTTACACTGTGATAGGACATGTTTGTCTTTTTCATGTTTCGGGACTAAGGCCTGAACATCCTCATTTCCCTTTCAAAATCTGGTAGGGCTCAGTCAATCAGGGATGGATCTAGGCCAGTGTCTCTTGAAATGTGTTCCTTGCTACACGGATCGGCCTTCCATGAAGCAAAGCCACTGTGGCCAGATGAGTTTGGAAACTGCTGGGCCAAGCAAAGTCACGCATGTCCCTTTACCGCAGATTCTCAGAGCCTTGACTACACGATTAGGAATCTAAATCtccggggggcacctgggtggctcagctggttaagtgtctgacacttgatctcggctcaggtcatgatctcatggtttgtgagttcgagccctgcgtagggctctgtgctgacagagtggagcctgcctgagattctctctctccccttctctctgcccctccccaacttgtgctctctctcaaaataaataaataaaggtaaaaaaatatcagctctgctccctcctccctgtgGCTTCGAGCAAACGCTCCTTCTCCCAGagagcctgtttcctcacctgcagaCGAGGACAACGACAGGACCTACGTGGCAGATTGTGCATGCCGTGAGGTGACACAGCATGTGCTCCCCACAGCGCCTGCTTGCACACCCCAAGCTCCCCACCGACGTGGGCCACTACTGTTCATATTAATGGaagcaggggaagagaaggaacattTTCGGTTACCTGTCCAGCAGGGCTCCCAGTTTCTTGGCTACGTGGGCTCGGAATTCAGGGGTGGTCTGAAGCTCATTGCCATCTTGTTCATGTTCGTCCGCTTTCCGCCTGCAACGCACACGAAAGGACCTCACTTCCTGCCAGCTCGGAGGCtgctccctaccccccacccacAAGGGCAGGGACGACATGTGTCTCATTCACCCCGATAGCCCAGGGTCTATCCTTGCATCTGGCACACCGTAGgggataaatatttgtttagagagTAGATTAAACTTGGACCCGAAGCACACAGTACCTGAGgcttggctggctggctggcaacTGATTATTTGCGGCATCTGTGGAAATAACGAAAATGGAGGCATTTATAGAGGAAATGACAGGAACAGTATCTGTTGTGCGTCAGAGGTGATTTTAAGTGATTTACACGTATAACTCATTGAATGTTCCCAACAACCCTGTTAAGGgagttattattcccattttgcagaagaggaaactgagacgaGGAGATAAGATAACTtggccagagtcacacagctaaaaaCCGAGAGGGTTGGGGCCAGACCCAAGtcatctggctccagagccccctCTTAACTACCATACTGAACAAGAAAGTGTATTTGAttccagtatttattgagcacctactatgtgcctggctctgtgctaagtgctgtgggggacagagaatccattATGTAGATCACATTTTTTCAAGCTGAGACTGGAAATGGCTGGCCTGGTGATCATTCACTCAACTGAATACTGAAGCTCTAACATTACCCAGGTGGTGTTCTAGGTGCTGAACAATTTAGACATAGATGCCAGTCCTCACGGAGCTTACATGCTGGTTGGTGGATATGGAGGACTAAAAcacacaattaaaatataaaattagatcATGATAAATACAGAGGGGAAATAGacacagcaggagagagaagtggTGAGGGCTAGGCGGGGGATCATTTTATAAAGGCAGGTAGGGAGGACTTCACGTATAGGTGACAGGTGAATGGATTTCAGAGAGGCAAGGGAGTGAGTCAAGTGGACATCTGGGGAAGAGccttccaggaagagggaagagcaCCTACAGAGGCCCCAAGGCAGAAGCCTGCCTGGTGCATCTGAGAACCAGCAAGGAAGCCGGGGTGGCTGCGGCCCAGTGAGTTAGGGGAGCAGCAGAAATGGGGACCTTATGGGGGGCCAGATCGTGAAGGGACTGGTGGGCCAGTGTGACGACCTGGGCCCTGAGGGAGGTGAGGAGCCACTGGAGTCTGCACAGAAGAGGGACACGAATGGACTTGGGATTTCACAGCACGtctctggctgcagtgtggacGTAGACCCTGGTAGGGcaagggcagaaggagggggacCATGGCAATCATGGAGGCGATGAGAAGGGGCAGGACTCTGGATGTATTCTGAAGGAATCAACAGGATTTTGCTGACAGATTCGATGGATGGTGTGAGAGATGTATGAAAGATGGTTCTGAGGTTCTTGACTTGAGTAACGGGACAAAACGTTCTTGTGAATTTAAGGAGCCAACTGGTCGAAATGATCACTTGGTAACTCTGGGCCCACAACGGGGCCATGTGGTGTTAAAACAACTGCGGGGCACACAGTTCACATTGTGATCCATGTCAAAAGTGCTGTGGAGCATAACACGGAATGCAAAGTGCCCGATGCCCCTGGAGTCGGAGGATGCAGATGGCCGGGATAGACCCAGAGTCCTTCCTTCTGAGCATGCCATCACAAGGAGGAGAAGGATTTCCTCTGTCATGACTACGGAGCGAGGGCTGTGATATAATGTCATGGAACAGAAACAGCATTAGACCCCAGGCCTCAGAAGACAGGTTTCAGTTAAGTTCTGGTTCTTCCACTGTGACTCCAGACAGGTCCCTTTACCTCCCCGAGCCTTTGTTTTGGCATCTAGAAAGTGGGGATAAGACCTCCAACTTCCCAGAGTCACTGTGAGGATACAGCGAAATTTTACATGGGTTTGGACACTTTGTTTGCACGTCTGTCTCCCCCTGAATTTGAAAGCTGCTGGAGCACATGGTCTGCGTCTTGCTTTCCGTACGTCTCCAGCTCTTGGCATGGTGCCTTGGTGTGAAAGAAACATTGCATAAAGTAATCACAGTGTACGTTGTCTTAAAATGTAAGTGGTTTGAGGTGTGGGTGACCAGTGCTTCATTACTGGATTAAAGAGCTGTATCAGGGGTTACAGTAATAAAATAGTAACCtacaggggtgcctcggtggctcagtcagctaagagtctgactcttgatttcggctcacggcatgatcccagggttgctgGAATTGAGCctcaagtggggctctgtgctgggcatggagcctgcttaggagtctctctctgccccacctccacgcTTGcattctcatgctctctctcaaaaaaaaaaaatatatatatatatatattatatattatatatatattaatagcaTGGGCTTGGAGGCATAAAGACCTAGATGGGATGCCTGGGTCTCCTACTTACAAGCTGGAGGACCTTTCTGAGCATCAGCTCTCGCATCTGTATAATGGGGCTAATAGTTGCTGGAATGGTATTGTTGGAAAAATTAAACTAGACACCAAATGCAAAGTGTTTAGAGCAGGGCACACAGTAACAGCTCCACCCGTGGCGGCAATTTTTATTATCATACGGCCCAAGAATGCGTGTCACGTGTTCAGGAtcttgcctggcacacagtaggtgctcaataggTAACAAGACTTAATCACCAGCAGTCACATCTACTTTGATCGGCAGAAGCTTCATGAATGCACAAAAGGGTAGGCTGTAAAAGTGGTATCTTGGATGCCCCTCCTCACACGCGCATTGCTTCACATGTTGGCCAAAGCTGTTCACGTAGGAGACTCACCACAACCCTAAGACCCAGGCGttttacggatgagaaaactGTGACTTTCAGAAATGATTTTCCTTGTCTAGGACCAGCTTCAGAGCTGGCACTTCCTATCAAGTGCTCCCTCGCTGCCACAGAGAAATCCATCCTGCCAAGGCGGAAGCAACTGGCCCGGAAATCTAGTTGGAGTCTCACGccacacaaccccccccccccccccgccccatcagAGAAGTGCCTTTCTGGCCAGGTCATTCATTCAAGAACTATTTTCCTGAACGccgatcatgacctgtgccaggCCCCAGGGGAGGGGATACCACAGTGAAGGGACAGGCCAGATCCCAGCCTTCATTAAGCTCCCATCACGTAACCTCTCCCTTGCCATATTTGTGGAGCAAGTCAGGCCAggtgcagctcaggtcatgatctcgaggttcttgagttcgagccccgcgtcgggctctgcgctgacagctcggagcctggagcctgcttcggattctgcatctccctctctctctctgcccctctcctgctcgtgctctgtttctgtctctcagaagtaaataaaccttaacaaaTTTTTTAGTATGTGCCAAGCATTGCAGATGTATCATCTGGGTTACTTGCCAACCTTGGGGGCAGGGGTACCCACCATTATCCCTACTTGACGGGTACCTTGCCCCAATGCTCATTGCTAGTGAGCGATGGAGATGGAGAGGCAGACCTGTAGATAGAGCTTGAATGAGAAAACTCCCGAGTTTTGGTGTCCAGAGATGGGAGGATATAATACTGTTTGGCGTCTACCTATGGGACATACAACGTGGCAGGACAGCaagaagggagaggcaggggggaaTGAATTACCAAAAGACTGGtgagtccttttatttattttctttttgtttattattattttttaacatttatttatttttgagagacagagagagacagagcacgaacaggggaggggcagagagagagggagacacagaatccaaagcagtccaggctatcagcacagagcctgatgtggggctcgaacccacaaaccttgagatcatgacctgagcctaagtaggacgcttaaccgactgagccacccaggcgccccgacttgtAAGTCCTTTTAAACGAAAGCTAGGGGTTCTTAACCTTGCTTTGCTATGGCCTGCTCCGGCAATGTGGGAAAGCTTGGATCCTTtttcagaataatgttttaaatgcataaaacacAACACATTACAAAGAAAGCCAATGATACAGAAATTCAGTTATCATTAATagttaaaaacaggggcgcctgggtggctcagtcggttaagcgtccgacttcagctcaggtcacgatctcgcggtccctgagttcgagccccgcatcgggctctgggctgatggctcagagcctggagcctgcttccgattctgtgtctccctctctctctgcccctcccccattcatgctctgtctctctctgtctcaaaaataaataaaaaacgttaaaaaaacttaaaaaaatagttaaaaacaaacaaacccaaatttGGCACATTAATAATATATGTGCTGCTTTATTAATGCATTAAATCTTTATGAATGCATTACGATCTACTAGTGGGCCCAAAAATGCCTGTAATCTTTTAAATggattaattaattgatttttgagagagagagagggagagagggcacaagcaggggagggacagagagagagggggacagaggatccgaagcgggctctgcgctgacagcagcaagcccgatgtggggctcgaactcaggaactcgagatcatgacctgagtggaagtcccATActcaacggaccgagccacccgaGCGCCCCCCAAAACGACTGCACTTTTAAAGCAGGGATGAGTGCcaattattttttcccaacattttacCGTGACTAAAATGATACTTTGATATACATGCAGACGGTAACGGGATATGGAAATCTGTGATTTTGTTAGGACCAAGTAACAGGTACTGCCCAAACTACTGTAGCACTAGATTGCCACCGTCAGACACGTGGAGGACCCAGCTCGCTGACAGCCCCAGGGTCTGAGAAGGTGCTGGAGGCGGGGAAAGGCTGGATGCCAGCATCCGGGAAGGGGGGCTGTCCCAGCCATCTCGGAGAGGTGGCGGGCTGCCAGCGTGCGGCAGTGAGGAAGGACCGAAGGAAGCAGAGTCAAGAGGCATTcaggtgcctcagtttccccgacCGGGGTAATGGAAGTACCCTCCCTGTTGCACCTGCCCGCTCTCTGAATCCGAGTCCCGCGCAGTCCCCGGAGCTTTCTCAGGGAAAGAAGTCGCGTGCCGGTCAGCCCCTCCTCACCACCCATCCTCTCAGACCCCAGGGGAGTCTTTCGGCCAGACTCCCTGCACATAGCCTCCTACCGGCTCTTGGCTTCTCCGGCCCCCTCGAGCGATGCTCCAAGCCCCAGGCCGGCATCGCTGCCTCGCGGCACCGTGCCAGCTCCTCCTcatcgctgctgctgctgctgctgctctccaAAGCGCTCAGGGGGCCACTGGGCGCGGCCATCTTGGGCCACCGCGAAGGATTGTGGGGAGCGTTCCACTAGCAACCCTTCTCCACCACGGCACTGAGGGCGGAGACGCGCAGGGCATTGTGGGGATTGTAGTTCTCAGGCTCAGTCCGCCCTCGGTTCCCTCGGAGTGCCCTGAGGGTTTCCTCAAATATGAGAGCTAGAAGAGCCTAAGAGGTGAACTCCATCCTTTTcttgatgaggaaaatgagacctACAGAGGAAAAGGAACTGCCTAGGTCATACCAGAACCTTGACTCcagcccagacctactgaatcggAACTTGCATTTAACCGTGATTGCCTGGTGATTGGTGTGCACATTAAAATTCAAGAGGCACAGTCCcgggtgattcttttttttttttttttttaattttttttttaacgtttatttatttttgtgacagagagagacagagcatgaacaggggaggagcagagaaagagggagacacagaatctgaaacaggctccaggctctgcgctgtcagcacagagcccgacgcggggctcgaactcacggaccgtgagatcatgacctgagccgacgtcggacgctcaaccgaccaagccacccaggtgcccctcctgggtgattctgatgcacagttTGGTTTTGAAAACATTCTCCAATTTTTTAGCTCAGGACTTCTCCACTCAGCCTGCACATTGGAAACACTTGGGGAGCTTTTACATACTGACTCCTAGGACCCACAGGACCGACACATTAGAATCTCTGCAGTGAAGATACTCTGCTACGTAGGATGAACAAAGTGACTTTTGTCTTTGGGATGCTTCTCTTCGTGTTTTACCTTTGAGGCTGCGTGTCagaaattgtattaaaataaactctcggggtggtgggggggcctggctggttcagtcggtagagcatgtgacttgatctcaggattctaagttcaagccccaccctggggcagaaattacttaaaggaaaaataaaatcttaaaaacaaaaacaaaacctctttgGCCTTGGGCTTTTCTATTATGAAAGAGAGGAAggtgacttattcattccttttttcttttttaaacaagaattttCCCGTTACAACGTGGGTACTGGGGGCACTATCAAGAATAAAAGCCGGGGGTGGACTAGCCTGTCTACGCTATGGAAAGGAGGCAGTTGTTCTGTCCCTTAAGGCAAAAGAGGGCGGGGAATAGGTTACTATTGGTAAATTGCCCAGAGGCTGCTGAGAACCAATTATAAAGTACATTTTATATTCTATAGTAAGGGAGTAGTTCATCAGAAACCAGGGCAAAGGGGAGGAgtaaaaaggaaactttttacTGGTTGATGGGAGGAAACCTGATCACATGATATCCTCTGATGATAAAGATACTGTTCTTTTCCTCAAGTCCTTGGACCACTATgtactgtttgtgtgtgtgcatcagGAGTTGAAGGGATCGTTTTACACTTCATCGTCCTC harbors:
- the CD3H12orf43 gene encoding protein CUSTOS isoform X1, coding for MAAPSGPLSALESSSSSSSDEEELARCREAAMPAWGLEHRSRGPEKPRADAANNQLPASQPSLRRKADEHEQDGNELQTTPEFRAHVAKKLGALLDSSITISEVVKEPKKTEIQKVPPEDDGFRLFFTSIPGDSHKKAAPQPSRKHFPSGSSSEDSDEEWQRCREAAVSASDILQESAIHGPVKVEKEAKKKKKKLKKKAKKEAGADSVAQAAATTTSGATIGKQEKHSPRLNGDQTSLGTKKKRRRKKAKASEASPTPPIKRAVAVPAN
- the CD3H12orf43 gene encoding protein CUSTOS isoform X2, whose translation is MAAPSGPLSALESSSSSSSDEEELARCREAAMPAWGLEHRSRGPEKPRADAANNQLPASQPSLRRKADEHEQDGNELQTTPEFRAHVAKKLGALLDSSITISEVVKEPKKTEIQKVPPEDDGFRLFFTSIPGDSHKKAAPQPSRKHFPSGSSEDSDEEWQRCREAAVSASDILQESAIHGPVKVEKEAKKKKKKLKKKAKKEAGADSVAQAAATTTSGATIGKQEKHSPRLNGDQTSLGTKKKRRRKKAKASEASPTPPIKRAVAVPAN